One stretch of Euphorbia lathyris chromosome 7, ddEupLath1.1, whole genome shotgun sequence DNA includes these proteins:
- the LOC136200586 gene encoding probable magnesium transporter NIPA4 isoform X2: MAAIDKGMSVDNIKGLVLALSSSIFIGSSFIVKKKGLKKAGSSGLRAGSGGYSYLYEPLWWIGMITMVVGEIANFAAYAFAPAILVTPLGAVSIIISAALAHVILREKLHIFGILGCALCVVGSTTIVLHAPQEREIHSVAEVWDLATEPAFLFYTAFVMGAVFIFIVRLVPQYGQTHVMVYIAVCSLVGSLSVMSVKALGIALKLTFSGMNQLVYPQTWAFTLVVVTCVVTQMNYLNKALDTFNTAVVSPIYYVMFTSLTILASVIMFKDWSRQNPTQIVTEMCGFVTILSGTFLLHRTKDMSSSPAASPDSSHSTKTPSRNQQENSEEEEYKSARRKSFSWIERGHISRWKSEEKEEKMDMLWEDYFNQDLSTLKKRTTSDDTYININMGCVKLQPPAAAADNLRLSKNGRLQKHRNSGSGFVMFIKVLKKLFLMHNSKSHFVPRNHCPVHGRPPVNLSR, translated from the exons ATGGCGGCGATTGACAAAGGAATGTCGGTTGATAACATAAAGGGCCTGGTCTTGGCATTGTCTTCTAGTATATTTATAGGATCCAGCTTTATTGTCAAGAAAAAGGGATTGAAGAAAGCTGGTTCTTCTGGTCTAAGAGCAG GTTCTGGGGGTTATTCTTACCTATATGAGCCACTTTGGTGGATTGGCATGATTACAA TGGTGGTTGGGGAAATTGCAAACTTTGCAGCATATGCATTTGCACCAGCTATTCTGGTCACTCCTCTTGGTGCAGTCAGCATAATTATCAG TGCTGCACTAGCACATGTTATTTTAAGGGAGAAGTTGCATATTTTTGGTATTCTTGGTTGTGCTTTATGTGTTGTGGGTTCAACGACAATTGTATTGCATGCTCCTCAGGAACGTGAAATTCATTCTGTTGCGGAAGTGTGGGACCTTGCAACAGAGCCAG CTTTTCTTTTCTATACTGCTTTTGTCATGGGAGcagtttttattttcattgTCCGACTTGTACCCCAGTATGGGCAAACCCATGTTATGGTGTATATAGCGGTTTGTTCACTTGTGGGTTCATTATCG GTTATGAGTGTCAAAGCACTTGGAATTGCTCTGAAGCTAACTTTCTCAGGAATGAATCAGTTAGTATACCCCCAAACATGGGCCTTTACATTGGTAGTGGTTACTTGTGTGGTCACTCAGATGAATTATTTAAACAAG GCTCTTGATACATTCAACACAGCAGTTGTGTCACCTATATACTACGTGATGTTTACATCCTTAACCATTCTGGCAAGTGTAATCATGTTTAAG GATTGGTCTAGACAGAATCCGACGCAAATTGTTACTGAAATGTGTGGATTTGTGACTATACTGTCGGGCACTTTTCTTCTTCATAGGACAAAAGACATGA GTTCATCTCCGGCTGCCTCTCCTGATTCTTCCCACTCCACAAAAACCCCATCAAGAAATCAACAAGAAAATAGTGAAGAAGAAGAGTATAAATCAGCAAGAAGAAAGAGCTTTTCTTGGATAGAGAGAGGCCATATTTCAAGATGGAAaagtgaagaaaaagaagagaagatgGATATGCTCTGGGAAGATTATTTCAATCAAGATTTATCCACATTAAAGAAGAGAACAACTTCAGATGATACTTATATCAATATCAATATGGGATGTGTTAAGCTACAAccaccagcagcagcagcagatAATTTAAGGTTGTCCAAAAATGGGAGATTACAAAAACATAGGAATTCTGGAAGTGGGTTTGTTATGTTCATCAAAGTATTGAAAAAGCTATTCTTGATGCACAATTCAAAGAGTCATTTTGTTCCAAGAAATCATTGCCCTGTTCATGGAAGGCCACCTGTAAACCTCTCCCGCTGA
- the LOC136200586 gene encoding probable magnesium transporter NIPA4 isoform X1 translates to MAAIDKGMSVDNIKGLVLALSSSIFIGSSFIVKKKGLKKAGSSGLRAGSGGYSYLYEPLWWIGMITMVVGEIANFAAYAFAPAILVTPLGAVSIIISAALAHVILREKLHIFGILGCALCVVGSTTIVLHAPQEREIHSVAEVWDLATEPAFLFYTAFVMGAVFIFIVRLVPQYGQTHVMVYIAVCSLVGSLSVMSVKALGIALKLTFSGMNQLVYPQTWAFTLVVVTCVVTQMNYLNKALDTFNTAVVSPIYYVMFTSLTILASVIMFKDWSRQNPTQIVTEMCGFVTILSGTFLLHRTKDMMEGSSPSLPVRLPKHAEEDGYEPEGFPLRRQESLRQIV, encoded by the exons ATGGCGGCGATTGACAAAGGAATGTCGGTTGATAACATAAAGGGCCTGGTCTTGGCATTGTCTTCTAGTATATTTATAGGATCCAGCTTTATTGTCAAGAAAAAGGGATTGAAGAAAGCTGGTTCTTCTGGTCTAAGAGCAG GTTCTGGGGGTTATTCTTACCTATATGAGCCACTTTGGTGGATTGGCATGATTACAA TGGTGGTTGGGGAAATTGCAAACTTTGCAGCATATGCATTTGCACCAGCTATTCTGGTCACTCCTCTTGGTGCAGTCAGCATAATTATCAG TGCTGCACTAGCACATGTTATTTTAAGGGAGAAGTTGCATATTTTTGGTATTCTTGGTTGTGCTTTATGTGTTGTGGGTTCAACGACAATTGTATTGCATGCTCCTCAGGAACGTGAAATTCATTCTGTTGCGGAAGTGTGGGACCTTGCAACAGAGCCAG CTTTTCTTTTCTATACTGCTTTTGTCATGGGAGcagtttttattttcattgTCCGACTTGTACCCCAGTATGGGCAAACCCATGTTATGGTGTATATAGCGGTTTGTTCACTTGTGGGTTCATTATCG GTTATGAGTGTCAAAGCACTTGGAATTGCTCTGAAGCTAACTTTCTCAGGAATGAATCAGTTAGTATACCCCCAAACATGGGCCTTTACATTGGTAGTGGTTACTTGTGTGGTCACTCAGATGAATTATTTAAACAAG GCTCTTGATACATTCAACACAGCAGTTGTGTCACCTATATACTACGTGATGTTTACATCCTTAACCATTCTGGCAAGTGTAATCATGTTTAAG GATTGGTCTAGACAGAATCCGACGCAAATTGTTACTGAAATGTGTGGATTTGTGACTATACTGTCGGGCACTTTTCTTCTTCATAGGACAAAAGACATGATGGAGG GTTCATCACCATCTCTACCAGTGCGGCTGCCAAAGCATGCAGAAGAGGATGGATATGAACCCGAAGGATTTCCTCTTCGACGCCAAGAATCCTTGAGACAAATAGTGTGA